In Bacteroidales bacterium, one DNA window encodes the following:
- a CDS encoding N-acetyl sugar amidotransferase, giving the protein MREYKICSRCVMDTSDPDIVFDENGCCNHCTNVLQHLKENYSEKTKNQEKLNEIIRTVKKEGFNRKYDCIIGLSGGVDSSYLAYKLVRDYGIRPLAVHVDNGWNSELAVSNIHNLVNKLNIDLYTHVINWEEFKDLQKSFLFASVVDLEMLSDHAIVVAIKKIAKRERIEYFLIGSNYQTESILPVSWFYPNKIDSGNIIDIYRKYGSGRKIKTFPFLSFWNYFFYGKGHGKYLMPLSLMEYDKDAAKTILIKEMDWQDYGAKHHESFITKFYQTYILPNKFGIDKRRAHLASLICANQITREKALEELNKPILEDSKKGEAIEYFCKKMELSREEFNKIMMEPRREHDEFKTYKKTKESIWKIIRIMRHSQK; this is encoded by the coding sequence ATGAGAGAATATAAGATATGTTCCAGATGTGTTATGGATACAAGTGATCCTGACATTGTTTTTGATGAGAATGGTTGTTGTAATCATTGTACCAACGTATTGCAACATCTAAAAGAAAACTATAGCGAGAAGACTAAAAATCAAGAAAAGCTTAATGAAATAATTAGAACAGTTAAGAAGGAGGGTTTTAACAGAAAATACGATTGTATAATTGGATTAAGCGGAGGGGTAGATAGTTCTTATCTAGCATACAAACTTGTTAGGGATTATGGTATTCGGCCTCTGGCTGTGCATGTTGATAATGGATGGAATTCAGAGTTGGCAGTATCTAACATACACAACTTGGTTAACAAGCTTAATATTGATCTTTATACCCATGTGATTAACTGGGAGGAATTTAAAGATTTGCAGAAATCATTTCTTTTTGCTTCTGTCGTTGATCTTGAGATGTTATCTGACCATGCGATTGTTGTCGCAATAAAAAAAATTGCAAAAAGGGAAAGAATAGAATATTTTTTAATAGGCTCAAATTATCAAACGGAATCAATTTTACCAGTAAGTTGGTTTTATCCCAATAAAATTGATAGTGGGAATATTATTGATATTTACAGAAAATATGGTTCTGGTAGAAAAATAAAAACATTCCCATTTCTTTCATTCTGGAACTATTTTTTCTATGGTAAGGGGCATGGTAAATACCTAATGCCACTTTCTCTTATGGAGTATGATAAGGATGCGGCAAAAACAATCTTAATTAAAGAGATGGATTGGCAGGACTATGGGGCTAAGCACCACGAATCGTTTATTACAAAATTCTACCAAACATATATATTGCCCAATAAATTTGGTATTGATAAGAGAAGAGCACACTTAGCTAGTTTGATTTGCGCTAATCAAATAACTCGCGAAAAAGCACTTGAGGAATTGAATAAACCAATTCTTGAAGATTCAAAAAAAGGAGAGGCAATTGAATATTTCTGCAAAAAGATGGAATTGTCAAGAGAGGAGTTTAACAAAATAATGATGGAACCCAGAAGAGAGCATGATGAATTTAAAACCTATAAAAAAACCAAGGAATCTATTTGGAAGATTATCCGCATAATGAGGCACAGCCAAAAGTAG
- a CDS encoding glycosyltransferase family 4 protein, which yields MNNSFQRKVKIAFLGNQIAYGGGAKSLLLLIKSLQGQNIESYLFVTQISSEEMKAEFEEYVEFVKIVNLPEAVSAQTQTIKENVQKRKENNQDLLNIKIFAEELNKLEIDILHINNSVFAPIYKILRSTTNIKIVTHIREWVDWNGIHQKQRYIIDSIENNSDALICISDTEARVFKAHTNLHVIPNTFDFNELTHIGNNGKKIRKKLGINENTFVVGMMGSFQRNKGVLDFLKALAYLKQNKNNFEDIKFVVLGGSVNVKPNIIKHILRKILLRNTFNYQVYKLLKREKILNEVIFLSNRKNVLEVVNSFDVAVRPSYTGDPWGRDVIEFMAMKKPIVATGTSEFFIKNEKTGFIVPPRDYVGLAEKIYWLYQHNKERNEMGQRAYKNIFELSNTNVFRANLIDVYFNLIRHKLYPRI from the coding sequence ATGAATAATAGTTTTCAAAGAAAAGTAAAGATTGCGTTTTTAGGTAACCAAATAGCATACGGTGGGGGAGCTAAAAGTCTCTTGTTGCTTATAAAGTCTTTGCAGGGTCAAAATATAGAGAGTTATCTTTTTGTAACTCAAATCTCTTCAGAAGAGATGAAAGCGGAGTTTGAAGAATATGTTGAGTTTGTAAAAATTGTTAACCTCCCAGAAGCTGTTAGCGCACAAACTCAAACAATAAAAGAGAATGTACAAAAACGCAAAGAAAACAATCAGGATCTCTTAAACATTAAGATTTTTGCTGAAGAACTAAATAAATTAGAGATTGATATTTTACACATTAATAATTCTGTTTTTGCTCCAATATATAAAATACTCAGAAGTACTACTAACATTAAAATCGTTACCCATATTCGGGAGTGGGTCGATTGGAATGGAATACACCAAAAACAGAGGTACATAATTGATTCAATCGAGAATAATTCAGATGCATTAATTTGTATAAGCGACACAGAAGCGAGAGTTTTTAAAGCACATACAAATTTACATGTAATACCTAACACTTTTGATTTTAATGAACTTACTCATATTGGTAACAATGGAAAGAAGATAAGAAAAAAACTTGGAATTAACGAAAACACCTTTGTCGTTGGCATGATGGGCAGTTTTCAGAGGAACAAAGGGGTTCTCGATTTCCTTAAAGCACTTGCATATTTAAAGCAAAATAAAAACAATTTTGAGGATATCAAATTTGTTGTTTTGGGAGGAAGTGTTAATGTGAAACCCAATATAATCAAACACATTTTAAGAAAAATATTACTTAGGAATACCTTTAATTATCAAGTTTATAAACTATTAAAAAGGGAAAAAATTTTAAATGAGGTGATTTTCTTAAGTAACAGAAAAAATGTACTTGAAGTTGTTAATTCTTTTGATGTGGCTGTAAGACCCTCCTATACTGGAGATCCATGGGGTAGGGATGTAATTGAATTTATGGCAATGAAAAAACCAATTGTTGCAACAGGAACATCGGAGTTCTTTATTAAAAATGAAAAAACTGGTTTTATTGTCCCGCCAAGAGATTATGTTGGGTTAGCAGAGAAAATATATTGGTTGTATCAGCACAACAAAGAAAGAAATGAAATGGGGCAAAGAGCTTATAAAAACATATTTGAACTGAGTAATACGAATGTTTTTAGAGCAAACTTAATAGATGTGTATTTTAATTTGATTCGCCACAAATTATATCCGAGGATTTAA
- a CDS encoding glycosyltransferase, protein MINPNKIIIITTCPFPNGLAGTNRILSYCKGFLYHGYQPEVFCIRPTEPYYNSTNLFVKGTFNGIKYTYPGGTTKRVASFLGRRKNDFYAKWASLRLLYKTLKKGEIFFIIFYGNSVVVELSSILISRRFNIKIYKEESENPEIYFRGVNIFNSFKKWFVINKLYGYYTGILVMTHPLKKLFLGKGIPNRNILIIPQTVDQERFEKDNYNTSVPRSYDYIAYVGSLNQLKDGVLTLVESFEELSAIYSEIHLVIAGDGTPKEKEELILLIKKLKLPERVHYIGCIQSSDIPAFLKGAKLLVSCRPKSLQSDFGFPTKITEYLATGRPIVTTLTGELDLYLKDRVNVFATTTDDRNSFASKIIEVLEDYDFAMKVARRGQMLISDNFNPIIQTKRIIDFCTD, encoded by the coding sequence TTGATTAATCCAAATAAAATTATTATCATAACAACCTGCCCATTTCCAAATGGATTAGCCGGAACGAATAGAATATTATCCTATTGTAAAGGTTTTTTATATCATGGTTATCAACCAGAGGTTTTCTGTATTAGACCGACTGAGCCATATTATAATTCTACAAATTTATTTGTGAAAGGCACATTTAATGGTATAAAATACACTTATCCGGGAGGAACAACAAAAAGGGTTGCTTCTTTTTTGGGGAGAAGGAAGAACGATTTTTATGCTAAATGGGCCTCCCTTAGGTTGCTTTATAAGACCTTGAAGAAAGGAGAGATTTTTTTTATAATCTTTTATGGAAATAGCGTTGTTGTGGAGTTGTCTTCAATACTAATCTCTAGACGTTTTAATATAAAAATCTATAAAGAAGAAAGCGAAAACCCAGAAATCTATTTTAGGGGTGTCAATATTTTCAATTCTTTTAAGAAATGGTTTGTTATCAATAAACTTTATGGATACTATACAGGTATTTTGGTAATGACACACCCATTAAAAAAATTATTTCTAGGGAAAGGTATTCCCAATAGAAATATTTTAATTATTCCTCAAACGGTAGACCAAGAAAGATTCGAAAAAGATAACTACAACACCTCTGTGCCGCGATCATATGATTATATTGCTTATGTGGGTTCGCTCAATCAGCTAAAGGACGGTGTTTTAACGTTAGTTGAATCATTTGAAGAATTATCTGCTATATATTCTGAAATTCACTTGGTAATTGCCGGAGATGGAACACCTAAAGAAAAAGAGGAGTTAATATTACTTATTAAGAAATTGAAGTTGCCAGAGAGGGTTCATTATATAGGTTGTATTCAATCAAGCGATATTCCGGCTTTTCTTAAAGGGGCGAAATTATTAGTGTCCTGTCGTCCAAAATCCCTGCAAAGTGATTTTGGTTTTCCCACGAAAATTACTGAGTATTTAGCAACAGGAAGACCAATAGTAACAACATTAACCGGAGAACTTGATCTTTATTTGAAGGACAGGGTAAATGTTTTTGCTACAACAACGGATGATCGAAATAGTTTTGCCTCAAAGATAATAGAAGTGCTAGAAGATTATGATTTTGCCATGAAAGTAGCACGAAGAGGACAAATGTTGATAAGCGATAACTTTAACCCAATAATACAAACAAAAAGAATAATAGATTTTTGTACGGATTAA